One genomic window of Marinobacter adhaerens HP15 includes the following:
- the serS gene encoding serine--tRNA ligase — translation MLDPKRVRTQTEEIARRLTIKNFEFDTATFEQLEERRRALQVSTENLQSEQNKRSKSIGKAKAAGEDIQPLLDEVEDLKKKRSEAEDELRSLQEELNGFLAGIPNLPDEDVPAGESEDDNVEIRTWGTPKTFDFEPKDHVALGEGLKGLDFETATRLAHSRFAVMRGPVARLHRALAQFMLDLHTREHGYLETYVPYLVNADSLYGTGQLPKFEEDLFKTEGEHPLYLIPTAEVPATNLVSDSILDAAELPLQMVCHTPCFRSEAGSYGRDTRGMIRQHQFDKVELVHVVRPADSDAALEALTGHAEKVLQMLELPYRVVVLCGGDMGFSAAKTYDLEVWLPGQDKFREISSCSNTRDFQARRMHARWRNPETGKPEPVHTLNGSGLAVGRALIAVMENYQQADGSIVVPEVLRPYMGGVDIIQ, via the coding sequence ATGCTCGATCCCAAACGTGTCCGCACCCAGACAGAAGAGATCGCCCGTCGGCTGACCATCAAGAATTTCGAATTCGATACCGCCACCTTCGAGCAGCTTGAGGAACGCCGCCGCGCCCTTCAGGTAAGCACGGAAAACCTGCAGAGCGAGCAGAACAAACGGTCCAAATCAATCGGGAAAGCCAAGGCAGCCGGTGAGGACATCCAGCCGCTGCTGGATGAGGTGGAAGATCTGAAGAAAAAGAGATCCGAAGCTGAAGACGAGCTCCGTTCGCTACAGGAGGAGCTCAACGGGTTCCTGGCCGGAATCCCGAACCTTCCGGACGAAGATGTGCCTGCTGGTGAGAGCGAAGACGACAACGTCGAGATTCGAACCTGGGGCACGCCCAAGACCTTTGATTTCGAGCCCAAAGATCACGTTGCCCTTGGGGAGGGTCTGAAAGGCCTGGACTTCGAGACCGCGACCCGCCTGGCCCACTCGCGGTTTGCTGTCATGCGAGGGCCGGTCGCACGGCTGCACAGGGCTCTGGCCCAGTTCATGCTGGATTTGCACACTCGCGAACATGGCTACCTGGAGACCTACGTACCTTACCTCGTGAATGCTGATAGCCTCTATGGCACGGGCCAGTTGCCCAAGTTTGAGGAGGATCTGTTCAAAACCGAGGGCGAACACCCGCTTTATCTGATTCCAACCGCGGAAGTACCTGCCACCAATCTGGTCTCAGATTCCATCCTTGATGCCGCAGAGTTGCCACTGCAGATGGTCTGTCATACGCCGTGTTTCCGCAGTGAGGCCGGCTCCTACGGCCGGGATACCCGGGGCATGATCCGTCAGCATCAGTTCGATAAGGTTGAACTCGTGCATGTCGTTCGTCCCGCCGATTCCGATGCCGCCCTGGAGGCGCTCACTGGGCACGCGGAAAAGGTTCTGCAAATGCTGGAGCTGCCTTATCGCGTCGTTGTATTGTGTGGTGGCGATATGGGCTTTTCGGCGGCCAAGACCTACGATCTGGAAGTCTGGTTGCCGGGACAGGACAAGTTCCGCGAAATTTCATCCTGCTCCAACACACGTGATTTCCAGGCACGCCGCATGCATGCGCGTTGGCGTAACCCGGAAACCGGTAAGCCGGAACCTGTGCATACGCTGAACGGTTCAGGTCTTGCGGTTGGCCGTGCGCTGATTGCGGTTATGGAGAATTACCAGCAGGCAGACGGCAGCATTGTGGTTCCGGAGGTTCTCAGGCCGTACATGGGAGGCGTCGACATAATCCAATGA